DNA sequence from the Gordonia polyisoprenivorans genome:
CCGGGCATGGTCGTGACCACATCCGGCGGGGGTGCGCTGAATGTGGTTGCTGCGCTGGCGGAATCCTACGACAGCCGGGTGCCGGTACTCGCGGTGATCGGCGCACCCCCGACACCACTGACCGGACGCGGTGCCTTTCAGGACATGCTCGATCCCCCCGACACCATCGATCTCACCGCCGTGCTCGGCGGCGTCACCGGATACTGTGCGGTGGTGCGCTCGGCGGCCGATCTCGGGTCTGCACTCGCCAAGTCGTTCGCCACGCTGCGCCGCGGCCTGCCCGCCGCCCTGATCGTGCCGAAAGACGTTCAGACGCAGCGCTATGACGGGACGGTCAGCACCGGCATCGGCACTGCGGACGTTACCGATGCCGCGGAGGAGACATCGGCAGCCCTTGACACCCTGGCCACGCTGCTCGCCGAGCGCGTCATCGCAGGCGCACATACATGTGTGTGGGTCGGCGACGAGGTGTCGCGCTCCCATGCGGGCGAGACCGTCAGCGCGATCGCGACGATGCTCGGTGCCACGATCGTTGCCGCACCCGGTGGCGCCGATGCCGTCACCGACCTCACCACGCACGCCGGGGTGACCGGGGTGATGGGCCATCCGTCGGCACGGCGGGCCCTCGCCGACGCCGATGTGTGTCTGGCGCTCGGTACCCGGATGACGGTCACCGATCGCGGTGGCCTCGACGACGTGCTCGACGGGATCGAGCTGTATCACGTTGGCGAACAGCCTCCTCGGTATCCGAGCAAGACCGTCGCGGTCACGTCGATCGCCGCGGCGCTGGCTCAGCTCGCAGAGTCTGCGCCCCTGCGTCGGCTCCGGCCGCGTCGCCCACCGCGGGCGGTTGTCGAATACCTGACGACACCACAGGCCCCCGATCCACATCTGCCGGACCTACCAGCACTCATGGCGGCGATCGACGCGCACCTGCCCCGCGATGCGCGGGTGTTCGCCGACGCAGGCAACGCCGGAGCAGCTGCGTTGCACCATCTGACACCGCGCCGCTCCGGCCGCTTCACCGTCGCCCTCGGCATGGGCGGCATGGGATACGCGATCGCCGCGGGGATCGGGGCCGCCATCGACGATCCGTCCCGGCGAAGCGTGGTGATCGCCGGCGACGGTGCGTTCTTCATGCACGGAATGGAGTTTCACACTGCCGTGGAGCATGACGCCCCGGTCACCCTGATCGTCCTCAACAACAACGCCCACGGCATGTGCGTGACCCGAGAGAACCTGTATTTCCCGGAGAAGTTCGGTATCAACAGATTTCGCTCCACGGATATCGCCGGTGCCGTGTCGGCACTGTTCGCGGGCGTGGCGGTCCGCCATCCCCACGATGCGGCCGGCGCAAGCGCCGCCTGCGCGGTGCTCTTCGCCGATCGCGGACCCAATTGTCTTGTCG
Encoded proteins:
- a CDS encoding thiamine pyrophosphate-binding protein, producing the protein MVAAGTVAECILEAAREHGISVVFGVHGANIEDVYATGAVIGMPMVVAKHEFAAGAMADGVARMTGRPGMVVTTSGGGALNVVAALAESYDSRVPVLAVIGAPPTPLTGRGAFQDMLDPPDTIDLTAVLGGVTGYCAVVRSAADLGSALAKSFATLRRGLPAALIVPKDVQTQRYDGTVSTGIGTADVTDAAEETSAALDTLATLLAERVIAGAHTCVWVGDEVSRSHAGETVSAIATMLGATIVAAPGGADAVTDLTTHAGVTGVMGHPSARRALADADVCLALGTRMTVTDRGGLDDVLDGIELYHVGEQPPRYPSKTVAVTSIAAALAQLAESAPLRRLRPRRPPRAVVEYLTTPQAPDPHLPDLPALMAAIDAHLPRDARVFADAGNAGAAALHHLTPRRSGRFTVALGMGGMGYAIAAGIGAAIDDPSRRSVVIAGDGAFFMHGMEFHTAVEHDAPVTLIVLNNNAHGMCVTRENLYFPEKFGINRFRSTDIAGAVSALFAGVAVRHPHDAAGASAACAVLFADRGPNCLVVECHSDEVPPFAPFLPREDSA